Genomic segment of Arachis hypogaea cultivar Tifrunner chromosome 11, arahy.Tifrunner.gnm2.J5K5, whole genome shotgun sequence:
TGGATACAAATCAAAATGAGGGAAATGTTGATCAAGCTCCTAATTTGCCCTATGAAGATGTTGATGCCGACTTTGAGCTCACCCCTTGGACTTGATTTAATGAATGTGTTATCTTTAACTTGCTCTAGTTGATTTAAATTGAGAACATATTTTGTACTAAAAACTAGTTTATTAACTCTTCATTTAGATTATTAGTTATGTTTAAGActtgatatttgattattaatgTTTGTAAGACTCGCATTTTAAGTTTTAAGacattatttcaattttattaatataattttatatttttttagttatgacCTGATTAACCGGGTGAAttagtgacccaccggttgaaccagtaatcCGGTGACCCAGTCATATAACCGGGTTgattaccggttcggttctgataactatgggtGTGGGTGATTTCTCTAACCGAAAGAAAGAAAcggagaaagggagaaagaaacgaaTGAGCGTCCGTTTTTTGTGTAAACCAGCCTGGTTCCGGTTTGATCCGACCGGTCGGCTTTTGTGCGGTTCAACGATTTTTTACCGGTTTTTAATTACCAGTTTTATATGCCTGCTCGGTCTGTTAGTGTTATTAGTTTGCAGTTAAACCGATCCGATCGACCGGTCCGTTCCAGTTTCGAGGTATATTGTTGAGAACAAAAACCGCTATCAATTAAGCATCAACACATTTCGCGTTCAATAGTGAGGTtgcaatttttcatctttttattgCAATATTTTTTGTGTAGGAGCAGCATGAAAGAGGTCCTCATGGAGGACCATGCTCTACTCTCTTCATTGCAAATCTTGGTCCAAACTGCACTGAAGATGAACTGAGACAAACTGTCTCAGTGTGAGTTATTGTGTCTATAGTAAAGTTGTTCATATTGGAGCAGTGCTGGACCTACTGGTTCTTGTTATATCTTGATCTTGCAATGTTCATCTTTCacttgattttgagtttttactATCGACCTTTAATGTCTTAAATCCATTTTCCAGGTATGCTGGATTCAACATGGTCAAAATCCGTTCTAGAGGAGGAATGCCGGTTACATTTGCTGATTTTGATGTGAGTCATAGTTCTTGTTCAATCCCCTGTTGGTCAGTGTAGTAAATTTTGCTTGCTTACCCCTTATCAATTTACTAACCTTTATTCTTTTACAGGAAGTTGAACAAGCTACTAAGGTCATGGAGCAGCTTCAGGGCAGCATGCTGTCGTCGTCAGATCGGGGTGGCATGCACATAGAGTAACTTCTAACCTAATGGTTTCTATTAATTTTAGATACTCTAGCTAGGATTGATGTCTTATGTCCCTAAATATTTTCTTGTAGATACGCAAGGTCTAAAATGAGGAAGCATTAGAAGAAAGGGAAGCAAGCCAACCAATGAATTTATGTTGTCTGAACCCTCTCAGGATTGTCATCATCAGCCAACCAATGAATTTTGCTTCACATGATTCCTAGAAGTCAAGAATTCAAAAAATCATAGGACATTGTCAACATCAGCCAACCAAGATTTTTTGGTTTTATCAATTGcttcaaaattttaagatttttaaaatggaTAAACTCTATCAGTCTCATTAACTGCTACTATATATTCAGCattttttgcttttgttttgtCATGTCTATACTTACCTCTTTTTTAATTATGAGATATTGAGATTAGtgctatattttataaaatatgaagatATTGTATCATGAGTCATGAGACTTGCATATATTAGAGTTTAGTGtacattttcataaataaaatgtTTCTGATAtcattcaaactcaaaaaggtgAAGTGTCATTATTAATTACCCTGTGATTTTAGTACCCTTCATAGATGCAAAAGGCTAACTCTGATTTGTCTATATCGCTGTCCAAGTTGGTTCAGAACTTCAGATGACAACCATCAAACCATGTTTGTTTGCTTCTCAACGCATGCATGTGCATGGACACGCGCATAGAAAGTGAAAAGGGATAGTTAAACCAACAATCTTTGAACTTAGAAGAAGCTACTccatttcatttcatttcaagACCCCACAAACTCTCTCAAGTCAAAGAGGCCCTTTTAGGCACAATAGTGTGTACATGATTTTCCCTGAAGAATTTCAAAAACTTCTATATTTTTTTACCTATCCTACTTTCACCCTGCTATTATACACATGCAAAATTAGATCACTGCAGAAAGATAGATAGAAAGATGCAAAATTACAAAATAGGAGGGAAAATAAACATATTTAGCATAACAAGAAAAAAGCAATTCTCAATTTTGATCAAGTATCAACCCCTTTCTAAATGTCATCTTCACATGAAGTCCTTCTTGCTTTGTTGTCCCTGTCCCAATATGCAGGCCTCTATTTGTCAAGAGATAGCTTCCCACCGAATGATTCAAGTGACACCTCTAACAGAGGACCCCTGTAATGGTGCTGCCTCTGCAGCGGCACCGACCAGAGTCGGCCACTCCGGTTTCCCACATCATAACTTGGAGTTGAAATGTAACTTGCGTCCATGACCATGTCGCCGTCCAGTATACGAAGAACCTTGAATAAACAAgcagaaataattttaaaaacagtTAGGCAGGGAACATGGTCAAATTCAAAAAACATGATCTAAACATGCAGCATTAGCTTTTCCTATTGATTTTAACTTAAAACAGAGTTtgatcaaattataatatatatgtgATTGAGAATTCTTCAAAGCAATTTTTTCCAACAAAAAATAAGTTCAAGAACTTGTTTACCTGTGACATGCGTGGTCTGGAATGAGGATCTCGCCGTATGCATAATGATGCAGCATGCAACATGCAATATACCTCATTTTCTAAGTATTGGTTCCCCAGCCTTGGATCAATCAGTTCCTCAATGGCATATTCTTCCAACAGAGATCGTGTCTGTTAAATATCAAGACATTTACTCAAATTTCGACAAGACTTGGCATGAACAACCAGAAACATAAAAGGGGATTAATATAGGATTTCTGATTGTTAATTATAGACATAGCCATACTTTAACTCTTAGGCAATGTTTGGTTGGGGATAAAATAAAGGGTGAAATTTTTCACAGAATGGTTCGAGTAAAAATTGCAAATATAACTTACCCACTCAGTGAGACACTGCTGTCCCTTAGGCCGCGTGAGATCCACAGCTTTTCTCCCTGTAACAAGCTCCACCAATACCACCCCAAATGAATAAACATCAGCTTTCTCAGTTATTTGGCCGCTTTGAGCATATTCAGGAGCCAAATACCTACACAATAACAACATATCTTAATTGTGAGTTCATATTTCTCAGACAAGTTTTGATTATGAAAACCATTCAGGACAAACACAAATACATACCCGAATGTTCCAATTACTCGGGTTTCCACACCCGTGTCTCCATCAGGTTGCCACCTCGCCAATCCAAAATCACCAACCTTGAAATCACAATATAATGCTGTTAGAAAAATTAGGCATGTATGTAATCCAACTCAAATTCAGCATACACCAGAGTTTAGAATGTAATCTATACAAGACTCAGAAAATTCTGTCTTTTACATCCAATGGTAAGTAAATTTAAAAATGTAGATGGGTGGATATTCAAAAGTGAGGTAAAGGTGCCTTTTATAGTGTAAACTACAAACCTACAAGAATGCATTGTACAATAGGCAAGCACTACCATTCCAGTGGTTCAAAATCATGAGTTATGAGAATGTTGTTAGGCCGCATGTCACGGTGGATAATGCATCCCACTCTACACTCTTCATGAAGATATCGTAATTGGAGATAAGTTTCCGCTATACGAATTGGgattcttttttataaaaaagagaattaaaataaaattcattaagaCATAAAGACAAGAAGAAGGATAATACAAAATGTGGGGATAAGTGATCCCTTATGCaaaagcaaaacaaaacaaaatttatctatgaAACACTAAACCAGAACTTCCAAACTTTCAAATCATAAGCTTTACACCAAATAGAAGCTAGGCATCTAATCGTGTCCCATAAAATTTGCTTGTTAGAAAATCTGTCATTGAAGGTGAGTGCAATttgagaaaggaaagaaaagggaAGGTTATAAATGGGGAAGGAATTTAAGGAAACAAGGGAAGAGGTTTTTAACATTGCCTTCATTTGAAAGCGCTTAAAAGAGAAATGAGCTTTACaattttactcatcataaaagtaactgaaaataattataaatgatgTACATAATATTTCCATTTCAACAAGGATAAAACcatatcaaaatattttcttaatcaCCCTAAAACCTCTGATTTCGAGATGTTTGGAATATAACTAGGTTACAGAGGCTTTAAGAAGCAATGCCACTTATTTCCCCTTTCTAACGCAACCTCCAAGAAAAGGGAAGGTATATAATGCTCTTAATGTACCCAAAGGATTGTTTTGTTCAGTAACACGAAACAGTTAAATGGACAGAAAATCAAAAGACAAGACTTTGGCAATGACATTCAATTAAACAGAATGCGTACATGTAAATCGTTCTGAAGTGGTGTCCCAGTCAACATCAATCGTTGGTTTGCATTCCGTGCAACAGCCATCAAATTTTTCCACCTAAAGCTATTTCAATCCTTCAAAGCATGAGCTTCATCCATCAGCATGCAGCTCCACCTCCAGCGCTTCAATATTTTACGATCATCTTTCTGCTGTGGACTAGAGtgaatataaattataaacatgTAGTTAACACCGGAATATTTTGTAGAAATGGCATCTCTGTGTAGACAAACGAACCTGTGCCGTTCAAAAAGTGAATAACACACAAGAAGAACATTAAATGGAGGAGGCAACCCTGCCTTCGAGAGGGAGTTCAACTCCTTGCAATATGCTGTTCGTCCAGCCCCATGGTATTGAAGAGTAGAAACTGACGGGCACCACTTCTTTAGTTCCCTTTCCCAGTTTTCCAAAACAAAAGCAGGACATACCATGAGATGTGGACCAGGATCATTATGCAAGTGATTCAACAAAGTTAAATATGTAATGGCCTGGTAGACAATAACAGATTTTACTCTAATAAGtcaatgattaaaaataaaaatgaaggcATAATCAAACCAAATGGACAAGAACATACCTGAACAGTTTTGCCCAGGCCCATTTCATCTGCCAATATGGTTGTGCCATACATGAAAATCAATTGTTAAGAATGAGACTCATCACAATCAGCGAATAATCTCTAATGCACAAACTCATGGCATAATTACCATAAGAAACATAAAATCAAATGTTGTTAGGCCGCATGTCACGGTGGATAATGCATCCCACTCTACACTCTTCATGAAGATATCGTAACCCACGAGCAGCTCCAATGGCAATTTTTTGCCGTGCAGCCCATTCTAATGGTTCTCGCTGTCTCCCTGAAATAGTTTGAAATATTAGACTAATTTACAATCATATCAGGAAAATATATGCCTTGTTTCAATCActgtattcaaaatgaaaaacatCGTCAAAATTAATCCTACTTCACCACCTGCTTTTAGTTGGCATCAGATTAATAAAAATCAAAGTAGCAAACATAAGTCTGATAAGAACAGAAGTTCGGATGCAAGAGAGCAAGAGAAATCACCATATAAATGTGAATCCAATGATCC
This window contains:
- the LOC112723995 gene encoding protein CHROMATIN REMODELING 19-like isoform X1, encoding MYGTTILADEMGLGKTVQAITYLTLLNHLHNDPGPHLMVCPAFVLENWERELKKWCPSVSTLQYHGAGRTAYCKELNSLSKAGLPPPFNVLLVCYSLFERHSPQQKDDRKILKRWRWSCMLMDEAHALKD
- the LOC112723995 gene encoding protein CHROMATIN REMODELING 19-like isoform X2 produces the protein MYGTTILADEMGLGKTVQAITYLTLLNHLHNDPGPHLMVCPAFVLENWERELKKWCPSVSTLQYHGAGRTAYCKELNSLSKAGLPPPFNVLLVCYSLFERHSRKMIVKY